The DNA window TATTTATAATTCTGTTCTAAAAACCAAAAGAACTCTTCCATTCTATACACATTATTCGCGACTAAGAAAACGAATAAAATTCCTAGAAAAACCGTCAGAAAAGAAAGCATTTTTGGAGAGTTTTTATACCCGAAAAATAACCAACCCAACATCATTGGAACTACAAAAATGAAATGTCCGCCGTAAATATAAGAAGTGTGTAACCCAAATTTCAACACGCAGTGAATAATGATATCTACGAAAAATGAAAGTATTAAAATCTGCACGAATTTGTTTTTGAAATTTTTAAAATAACTCCAAAAAACAAGAACCAGAACTGCGCCAACGAAAATATACGGAGCTACAGATGTGAAAACATCCATAAATAGCGCGTTGTAGTGAAATCCTTTTTTATTGTGATAATCTCTCACCACGAAATTAGAAAAAATCATATTTCCCCCGAAAAACCAAGACGAAATCATATCCCAAAGTGGCGTAACTTTCGGTTTTGAGAATTTCTCGTATTGTTCACCTGTTTTAGTGAAAATCCTCATGTAATCCCAATCTAATCGGTATAAAAATAACAACACGAAAACCGCTGCCGAAATCACAACTCTAATCGCGGCATTGAAAAAGTTTTTAAAATTCTTGAATAAGCCTTTCTCAAAAAGGATAGGAATGTAGACTTTTACAATATTCGTAATGGTTAAACCGCCTACTAAAACCGAAGCAAAAGTGAGCGGAAATAGAGAAATTTTCTTTTCTTTTTTGAGTTTTGCCGCTGCATAATAATTAAAAGCTACCAAAAACAGCAAAGTATAAGTATAAGTTTCTGGCGTGAACGAAAGCAGAATTGGAGTGGTGAAAAACGCGAAGAAAAATATAATTAAAACATTGATTTTCAATGGAATTCTCACAATATTTCTTAAATATTTGAATAATTGAACCAAAGCCAAACTCACGGCAAAATTACTGCACGAAGCCAAAACCAAACGGAAAATTTCGTTCTTTTTACCATCCGAAATCCAAAGTGCAAATTCTCTGATAAAATCGAAGAAATAATTAGAAAGCGGATGTCTCTCGAAACCACCACCTGTCATCACAATCGAACGATTATCAAAACTGAAATATGCATCCCAAGGAATTCTATCGTCAAATATAATTCTGTAATTCAGGGCGATATAGCTTCCTAAAATTCCGTAAGAAGTAAGAAAAATGATGAACAAAATCCATTCAATCCCATTGCTTGGAAAAATGAGTTTTAAAGTGTCTTTGAATTTTTTCAAGGATAATTTTTTTTGCAAAAATAATTTATTTTAACCACAAAAGAGACAAAAGATAAAAGACGTTTTTAAGTTATTCAATAGTAAAAAAAGCTAAAAACCCTTCCTTTTTGTACTTTTAAAATTCTTTTTTTTCAAACTATTCTTTTGTCTCTTTTGTGGTTAAATTCTTAGGAAGAACAAGAAAGCGAACTACAGCCAACTACGCCTTCATATTTTTCTGGTCTTTTTACAGAAAATTCTGGGTAGATTTCTTCGTAAGGTTTTTGCAAAGCATTCCAAAGTTTGTCAAAAAGTTCTGTTTTACCTTCTTCCATTTCTGCAATGCAATCATATAATAAATAGTTTCTCAAGACAAATTTAGGATTGACTTTTTGCATGATTTTTCGGCTTTCTTCTTTGGAAATTTGATTGTAAGAAAGTCTTTGTTTGTAATTTTCAACAAATTCAATCAGCAAAGTTTCTTGTTCTTTATTCAAGTTTTGATAGAAAGATTTTTTGAAATGTTCAACGATATCTGTACCTTCTTCAAGGCTTTCTAACAGATTGAAAAACAAAGTATAGTCTGTAGAAATTTCTTCCATCAATTTTTGCCAAGAAGTAAAGAAATCAGCATCATATCTTTCTAATTTTTCGAACCCGAATTTCTTCGCCATCATTTCATCATGCTTTTTCCAAAACATTTCACTGTAATCAATTAAGATTTTTTCCAGCGCAGCTTCATCTTTAATTAAAGGGAAAAGTGCATTCGCTAATTGAATTAAATTCCAATGAGCAATGTGCGCTTGTTTACCAAAAGCGTATCTTCTTCCTGGTAAATCAGTTGTATTGGAAGTAAAATTCAGATTATATTCATCTAAAAATGAAAATGGGCCGTAATCTATCGTATTTCCAATAATGCTCATGTTATCGGTATTCATTACGCCATGAGTAAATCCTACTCTAATCCATTCTACAATCATATCGGCGGTTTTTTCGCCCACTTTTTTGAAAAATTCCAGATATTTCTCTGTCGAATTTTTATCAATTTCAGGGAAATAATTTTCGATGGTAAAATCTGCGAGTTTTTGTAAAGTATCGAGTTCATTTCTTGCTGCTAACAACTCAAAATGCCCAAAACGAAGAAACGTTTCCGAAGTTCTAATAATCACCGCTCCTTGCTCGAAATCTACATTTCCGTTATACATGATATCTCGTGCCACTTTTTCTCCAGAAAGCGAAAGAGAAAGCGCTCTTGTAGTAGGAATTCCCAAGTGAAACATGGCTTCACTCATGAGATATTCTCTGATAGATGAACGCAAAACAGCTCTTCCATCTGCATGACGAGAGTATGGAGTCGCTCCAGCTCCTTTCCACTGAATTTCTGTAAAATTCCCGTTAGAATTTTCTATTTCTCCGGCATAAATGGCTCTTCCATCACCTAATTGACCAGCCCATTGTCCGAACTGATGACCTGCATAAGCGGTAGAAAAAGTTTTCACATTTTCTGGAAGTTTGGTAGCATTCAAAAAATCTGTATCCTCTTGGTTTTCAATTTTTCCAAAGCCTATTTCTTCGGATAAATTTTCGTTAAAGTGCAATAACTGTGCTTTTTTGAATCCATAAATGTCGGTAAGTGCAAAAAAGAAATTGGGCGTTTGTCTTTGTACAGGATTTCCTGAAAAATCTCCTGGAAAAAGGTCAAAATATCTCTGTGTGATTTTATCTAAATTCATTTTGCAAAGCTAAATGATTTTCAAGAAAAAACCGCTTCAAATAAGATTGAAACGGTTTATGAGTTTTATTGATTGAAATCTACTTCGTCTTTGTTCAGATTTTCGTTGAGATTTTCTTCTTTTGGTTTGTTGTTTTTAGGCTGATTGTCTTTCGGTTTAGGATTTTTGATTTGGTCAATGGTTTGTAAACCTCCATCGTCACCATAACCTCCCAATCCTTGTAAATCTGCACAATCACCCGTCCAATTAGAAGGTTTGGCAAATTTATCATCTGGTGTAATCCCGAGTTCTTTATCTGCCCAAATTTTCTTCATGAAAATTCCCCAAATTGGCAATGCCATTCTCGCACCTTGACCTTCACCTGTACTAAAGAAGTGTGTTGCTCTATCTTCCCAGCCTACCCAAACTCCAGTTGCTAGATTAGGCGTAATTCCCATGAACCAACCATCTGAGTTATTCTGAGTAGTACCTGTTTTACCAGCAATTTCTACAGTTTCTGGAATTCCCATTCTTCTTAGTTCACCAGAAGCTGTACCGAATCTTGTAACGCCTTTCATTAAATCTATCATGGTATAAGCGTACATTTCGTTCATGACTTCTTTGGTTTCGTTTTTCACTTCTTTAATTACTCTACCATTAGCATCTTCTATACGCCAAACCATTTCTGGTTTTATGTAATTTCCAAAATTTGCAAAAGAACTGTAAGCTCCCAACATTTCGTAAATGGTAATATCAGAAGAACCTAGAGCGATTGCATATTCATTTGGCATTTCTTCTGTTACTCCTAAATCTCTAGCCAATTGGATTACTTTTTTAGGACTTACAGATTCTATTAATCTTACCGCAACAGGGTTTTTAGAATGTGCTAAAGCATCTCTCAAAGTAAGATTACCACCTTTACCTTCTACTACCCAATCTCCTTTAGTATAAGTAGCATTAGAAACGGTAGAGCAAGGAGTCATTCCTAAATTCATAATCGCAGTAGCATAAACAAAAGGTTTAAATGTAGAACCTACTTGTCTTTTTCCTTGTTTTACGTGGTCATATTGAAAATGTTTCCAATCGATTCCTCCTACCCAAGCTTTGATATCACCAGTTGCAGGTTCCATAGACATTAATCCAGCTTGTGCAATTTGCTTGTGGTATCTGATAGAATCATACGGAGACATTTCGGTTTCTTTTTCTCCTTCCCAAGTAAAGATGGTGGTTTTGGTAGGTGTTTTGAAATCCATCATAATAGAATCTTCTGAAACTCCTTCTGCAGCCAATTGTTTATATCTGCCAGTTCTTTTCATAGCAGCTAGCATAATATCATCTATTTGCTTTTTCTTCAAGAAATAGAAAGGTCTATTAGGATTTCTGCGTTGTTCTGAATCAAAACTTTTCTGAAGATTGGTCATGTGTTCCTTAATGGCTTCTTCTGCATATTTCTGCATTTTAGAATCTAAGGTTACAAAGATTTTAAGACCATCTCTGTAAATATTTACATCTTTACCGGTCTCTTTTTCGTATTCTTCTAAATAGCTATTAATTTCTTTTCTCAAATAATGCTTATAATAAGCAGAATATCCTTCGTCTACAGATTCTACAGGATGGAAATCTACTACGATAGGTTCAGCCACCACTTTATCATAAGTAGCTTGGTCTATATAGTTGGTTTTAAGCATTTGCTCTAGAACCACATTTCTTCTTGCTTTTGCCTTTTCAGGATATTTTATCGGGTTATTTCTTACTGGATTTTCGAGCATTGCTACAAAAGTGGCTGCTTCTGAAAGCGTAAGTTCTTTGGTAGGTTTATTGAAATATATTCTAGAAGCGAGTTCTATTCCGTTTGCATTGTGCAAGAAATCAAACTTATTAAAATAGAGCGTGATGATTTCTTCTTTGGTATATCTTTTCTCCAAACTTACTGCAACAGACCATTCTTTTAGTTTTTGGAAAGCTCTTTGAAATTTATTTTGAGATGCTCCTTTAGTAAACAATAATTTTGCCAACTGCTGAGAAATAGTAGATCCACCACCTCTTTTCCCACCATAAGCTACCGCTCTTGCAAAAGCTTGTAAATCAATTCCTGAGTGCTCACGGAAACGTTCATCTTCTTTTGCCATTAATGCATACACCAAATGTGGTGGCAAATCTTTATAGGTAACCGGAATGGTTTTTTCTTTCTCAAATTTTCCTAAGGTAACTCCATCAGAAGAAATAATTTCTGAAGCTACGTAAATATCTGGATTTTCTAATTCATTTACATCTGGCATATCTCCCAAAAATCCTTGAGATACAGCAAAAAACAAAAATGCTGTTCCTAGAATTATTCCTCCTAAGCCAAGCCAAATGAATTTCACCCATTTTTTATAACCGAAGTTTTTTTGCTTTTTGGGTGGCAACGGAAAATTAAGTGTGCTGCCTTGTTTTACAGTTTTTTCCATATAATGATTATGGTTGTGTTGAATTTTCTAATTTTACGCCCAAATCTTCAATTCCTACTAGACTATTGGTTCTCATTCCTTGTTTTACACCAATAATGTATTTTCCTTTTTTTGGAAATTTATATTGGTTTTTATATTGAAATAATATTTCTTTAGTCTCTCCAAAACCTTTTCCTAACCATTCTCCATTAGGTTTTGCCATGATGTAGTTAAGCGTATCTATTTTAAAATTTTTCTCATTTTCAGCTTTGAGGTAAGTAATTAAAAACAGGTTACTATAAGGATAATCGTTATTATTTCTTACAACAAATATAATGTTTTTAGGAGTGCTGGTATCTTCTATATTCATAGTGAACAGCAGTTCCTTTTTCTTATCCCAAGTTCCGTTTACTTCATTCATAGAAACCACTTCATTATTATAGGAACATGAAATAAGCATTATAGAAACGAAAAATATCTTAAAATATTTAATCATTATTATTTCTTTTTGGAGGAAATCTTTTTTTGTTTTTATTAAACTTTTTAGGAGCGTTGGTTTTTTCAGGTTTAGTATTATCCTTTTGAGCTTCTGGCTCTTTGGTTACCTGCTCTGCTCTATTATTTCCTGTATTTTTATTTCTATGCTTGTTCGGTTTCTTTTTCTCAAACCTATCCAGATTATTCTCCTGAATTAAATCTACCGTTTCCACTTTATCTGCTCCTGTGAAGGATTTCAATTCTTCTAATGGAATTGATTTCTGACCTTTGCTATTGATTTTCATCATTTTTTTAACCTCAGCAACGTCTAAATCATACCAAGCCATAGAATTATCTACATAGGCAAACCACATTTTCTTTTTGAAAACGTCTATTTTAATGCAAAATGCTCTTCCTTTTTCGGTTTCTAGAATAGTATTAGAAGAAGGAAAATCTGATAATGCATCTACATAACTGTC is part of the Cloacibacterium normanense genome and encodes:
- a CDS encoding penicillin-binding protein 1A, with translation MEKTVKQGSTLNFPLPPKKQKNFGYKKWVKFIWLGLGGIILGTAFLFFAVSQGFLGDMPDVNELENPDIYVASEIISSDGVTLGKFEKEKTIPVTYKDLPPHLVYALMAKEDERFREHSGIDLQAFARAVAYGGKRGGGSTISQQLAKLLFTKGASQNKFQRAFQKLKEWSVAVSLEKRYTKEEIITLYFNKFDFLHNANGIELASRIYFNKPTKELTLSEAATFVAMLENPVRNNPIKYPEKAKARRNVVLEQMLKTNYIDQATYDKVVAEPIVVDFHPVESVDEGYSAYYKHYLRKEINSYLEEYEKETGKDVNIYRDGLKIFVTLDSKMQKYAEEAIKEHMTNLQKSFDSEQRRNPNRPFYFLKKKQIDDIMLAAMKRTGRYKQLAAEGVSEDSIMMDFKTPTKTTIFTWEGEKETEMSPYDSIRYHKQIAQAGLMSMEPATGDIKAWVGGIDWKHFQYDHVKQGKRQVGSTFKPFVYATAIMNLGMTPCSTVSNATYTKGDWVVEGKGGNLTLRDALAHSKNPVAVRLIESVSPKKVIQLARDLGVTEEMPNEYAIALGSSDITIYEMLGAYSSFANFGNYIKPEMVWRIEDANGRVIKEVKNETKEVMNEMYAYTMIDLMKGVTRFGTASGELRRMGIPETVEIAGKTGTTQNNSDGWFMGITPNLATGVWVGWEDRATHFFSTGEGQGARMALPIWGIFMKKIWADKELGITPDDKFAKPSNWTGDCADLQGLGGYGDDGGLQTIDQIKNPKPKDNQPKNNKPKEENLNENLNKDEVDFNQ
- a CDS encoding protein adenylyltransferase SelO; its protein translation is MNLDKITQRYFDLFPGDFSGNPVQRQTPNFFFALTDIYGFKKAQLLHFNENLSEEIGFGKIENQEDTDFLNATKLPENVKTFSTAYAGHQFGQWAGQLGDGRAIYAGEIENSNGNFTEIQWKGAGATPYSRHADGRAVLRSSIREYLMSEAMFHLGIPTTRALSLSLSGEKVARDIMYNGNVDFEQGAVIIRTSETFLRFGHFELLAARNELDTLQKLADFTIENYFPEIDKNSTEKYLEFFKKVGEKTADMIVEWIRVGFTHGVMNTDNMSIIGNTIDYGPFSFLDEYNLNFTSNTTDLPGRRYAFGKQAHIAHWNLIQLANALFPLIKDEAALEKILIDYSEMFWKKHDEMMAKKFGFEKLERYDADFFTSWQKLMEEISTDYTLFFNLLESLEEGTDIVEHFKKSFYQNLNKEQETLLIEFVENYKQRLSYNQISKEESRKIMQKVNPKFVLRNYLLYDCIAEMEEGKTELFDKLWNALQKPYEEIYPEFSVKRPEKYEGVVGCSSLSCSS
- a CDS encoding gliding motility lipoprotein GldH produces the protein MIKYFKIFFVSIMLISCSYNNEVVSMNEVNGTWDKKKELLFTMNIEDTSTPKNIIFVVRNNNDYPYSNLFLITYLKAENEKNFKIDTLNYIMAKPNGEWLGKGFGETKEILFQYKNQYKFPKKGKYIIGVKQGMRTNSLVGIEDLGVKLENSTQP
- a CDS encoding DUF6080 domain-containing protein; its protein translation is MKKFKDTLKLIFPSNGIEWILFIIFLTSYGILGSYIALNYRIIFDDRIPWDAYFSFDNRSIVMTGGGFERHPLSNYFFDFIREFALWISDGKKNEIFRLVLASCSNFAVSLALVQLFKYLRNIVRIPLKINVLIIFFFAFFTTPILLSFTPETYTYTLLFLVAFNYYAAAKLKKEKKISLFPLTFASVLVGGLTITNIVKVYIPILFEKGLFKNFKNFFNAAIRVVISAAVFVLLFLYRLDWDYMRIFTKTGEQYEKFSKPKVTPLWDMISSWFFGGNMIFSNFVVRDYHNKKGFHYNALFMDVFTSVAPYIFVGAVLVLVFWSYFKNFKNKFVQILILSFFVDIIIHCVLKFGLHTSYIYGGHFIFVVPMMLGWLFFGYKNSPKMLSFLTVFLGILFVFLVANNVYRMEEFFWFLEQNYK